The following coding sequences are from one Rutidosis leptorrhynchoides isolate AG116_Rl617_1_P2 chromosome 11, CSIRO_AGI_Rlap_v1, whole genome shotgun sequence window:
- the LOC139877437 gene encoding myb family transcription factor PHL7-like isoform X1: MGSASDQGSGKERLKWTQELHDLFEKAVNQLGGPDRATPKGILKAMGISALTIYHVKSHLQKYRMSKFVPESSSRPGNKFEKRSITDIFPNFSTTSGAQLNEALQMQMEVQRRLSDQLEVQKNLKMKIEAQSKFLEKLTEEHKIRPNIKINKMSPTSLPSLCDVSESIIDFESDSEFDTNEMKATQDHPFAKRVRIDNNELVSNQRFKRPSLITQSIIIPTNGNSFPSQDMFPWGLSFTQSPLIPTSYHSFA, translated from the exons ATGGGTTCAGCGTCTGATCAAGGCTCGGGAAAAGAACGATTGAAGTGGACTCAAGAGCTACATGATTTGTTCGAAAAGGCCGTTAATCAACTTGGTGGTCCTGATA GGGCAACACCAAAGGGTATATTGAAGGCCATGGGAATATCAGCACTTACAATCTATCATGTTAAAAGTCATTTACAG AAATACAGAATGTCTAAATTTGTCCCCGAATCATCATCAAGAC CAGGAAACAAGTTTGAGAAAAGAAGCATAACTGATATATTCCCAAATTTCAGTACGACATC TGGTGCTCAGCTAAATGAAGCATTACAAATGCAAATGGAAGTTCAAAGGCGATTAAGTGATCAACTTGAG gtacAAAAGAATTTGAAGATGAAAATTGAAGCACAATCAAAATTTCTTGAGAAGCTCACAGAAGAACACAAAATCAGACCAAACATCAAGATCAACAAAATGTCTCCAACATCTCTACCATCTCTATGTGATGTGTCTGAATCCATCATcgacttcgaatctgattcagagtTCGACACAAATGAAATGAAAGCAACACAAGATCACCCTTTCGCGAAAAGGGTTAGGATTGATAACAACGAACTTGTATCCAATCAAAGATTTAAACGTCCTTCGCTCATTACTCAGAGTATTATCATTCCTACTAATGGCAATTCGTTTCCATCACAAGACATGTTTCCATGGGGCTTATCGTTTACCCAATCGCCGTTGATTCCAACTTCATATCATTCTTTTGCTTAG
- the LOC139877643 gene encoding PHD finger protein ALFIN-LIKE 1-like — protein sequence MASGLRTVEDIFKDYSGRRSGIIRALTHDVDDFYGLCDPDKDNLCLYGHPDENWEVTLPAEEVPPEIPEPALGINFARDGMNRKDWLSLVAVHSDCWLLSVAFYLGARLNRNERKRLFSLINDLPNVFEVVTERKPVKDKPSADSGNKSRGSTKRSSDGQVKPAQKVVEESYEEEEDEHGDTQCGSCGGNYSGDEFWIGCDICERWYHGKCVKITPAKAESIKQYKCPYCIKRSRP from the exons ATGGCTTCAGGTCTTCGAACAGTAGAAGATATCTTCAAAGATTATAGCGGTCGCCGTTCCGGCATCATTCGTGCCTTAACTCATG ATGTCGATGACTTCTATGGACTTTGCGATCCAG ATAAAGACAACTTGTGTCTATATGGACACCCAGATGAAAATTGGGAAGTTACTCTTCCTGCAGAGGAGGTCCCACCCGAAATTCCTGAACCAGCTCTCGGAATCAATTTCGCAAGAGACGGTATGAACCGTAAAGACTGGCTATCTCTGGTTGCAGTTCACAGCGACTGTTGGTTGCTATCTGTGGCTTTTTATCTTGGTGCCCGTCTGAATCGAAATGAAAG GAAGCGTCTGTTTAGCTTGATTAACGATCTGCCCAATGTTTTTGAGGTTGTAACTGAACGGAAACCTGTAAAAGACAAGCCTAGCGCTGATAGCGGAAACAAATCTAGGGGCAGCACAAAG agatcaAGTGATGGACAGGTTAAACCCGCCCAAAAGGTAGTCGAAGAGAGTTATGaggaggaagaagatgaacacGGTGACACACAGTGCGGCAGCTGTGGCGGCAACTACAGCGGAGATGAGTTTTGGATCGGTTGCGACATCTGCGAGCGGTGGTATCACGGCAAATGCGTGAAGATAACGCCCGCAAAGGCCGAGAGCATCAAACAATACAAATGCCCCTACTGCATTAAACGATCCAGACCATAG
- the LOC139877437 gene encoding myb family transcription factor PHL7-like isoform X2: MGSASDQGSGKERLKWTQELHDLFEKAVNQLGGPDRATPKGILKAMGISALTIYHVKSHLQKYRMSKFVPESSSRRNKFEKRSITDIFPNFSTTSGAQLNEALQMQMEVQRRLSDQLEVQKNLKMKIEAQSKFLEKLTEEHKIRPNIKINKMSPTSLPSLCDVSESIIDFESDSEFDTNEMKATQDHPFAKRVRIDNNELVSNQRFKRPSLITQSIIIPTNGNSFPSQDMFPWGLSFTQSPLIPTSYHSFA, encoded by the exons ATGGGTTCAGCGTCTGATCAAGGCTCGGGAAAAGAACGATTGAAGTGGACTCAAGAGCTACATGATTTGTTCGAAAAGGCCGTTAATCAACTTGGTGGTCCTGATA GGGCAACACCAAAGGGTATATTGAAGGCCATGGGAATATCAGCACTTACAATCTATCATGTTAAAAGTCATTTACAG AAATACAGAATGTCTAAATTTGTCCCCGAATCATCATCAAGAC GAAACAAGTTTGAGAAAAGAAGCATAACTGATATATTCCCAAATTTCAGTACGACATC TGGTGCTCAGCTAAATGAAGCATTACAAATGCAAATGGAAGTTCAAAGGCGATTAAGTGATCAACTTGAG gtacAAAAGAATTTGAAGATGAAAATTGAAGCACAATCAAAATTTCTTGAGAAGCTCACAGAAGAACACAAAATCAGACCAAACATCAAGATCAACAAAATGTCTCCAACATCTCTACCATCTCTATGTGATGTGTCTGAATCCATCATcgacttcgaatctgattcagagtTCGACACAAATGAAATGAAAGCAACACAAGATCACCCTTTCGCGAAAAGGGTTAGGATTGATAACAACGAACTTGTATCCAATCAAAGATTTAAACGTCCTTCGCTCATTACTCAGAGTATTATCATTCCTACTAATGGCAATTCGTTTCCATCACAAGACATGTTTCCATGGGGCTTATCGTTTACCCAATCGCCGTTGATTCCAACTTCATATCATTCTTTTGCTTAG